Proteins encoded by one window of Bacillus basilensis:
- a CDS encoding CsxC family protein, whose product MNEQHPINTSCQVIGQTQTQLNNKIEAPIITTEAPIVQMPVVLTERTIQIVVESNISLDPPAIEIKRIIKNDVFLKQCNLVPLAFTPIPGTNYRLVTKAKLFFQGYIRKNIEYVNDEYNRVIYNCIVNVPFSNSIDLLEDDFLSLALIAGSSDTTSHFINPKNGDLPHSEKYPFENTIFYNKQPYCELVSTQFVGLDFSPCLTDLNEPFNTLHERMVLNLTLKVLQIQQVQI is encoded by the coding sequence ATGAATGAACAACATCCAATTAATACATCATGTCAGGTGATAGGACAAACTCAAACACAATTAAATAATAAAATTGAAGCACCAATTATTACTACAGAAGCACCAATTGTACAAATGCCAGTTGTATTAACTGAAAGAACAATTCAAATTGTTGTAGAATCCAATATTTCATTAGATCCTCCAGCAATTGAAATTAAACGTATCATAAAAAACGACGTATTTTTGAAACAATGTAATTTAGTTCCTCTAGCATTTACCCCAATACCAGGTACAAATTACCGCCTAGTTACAAAAGCTAAATTATTTTTCCAAGGATATATTCGTAAAAATATTGAATATGTAAATGATGAATATAATAGAGTTATATATAACTGCATTGTAAATGTTCCATTTTCTAATTCTATAGATCTATTAGAGGATGATTTTCTATCTTTAGCTTTAATAGCTGGTTCCTCAGATACTACATCTCATTTTATTAATCCTAAAAACGGTGATTTACCACATTCAGAAAAATATCCCTTCGAAAATACAATTTTTTATAACAAACAACCATATTGCGAATTAGTTAGTACTCAATTTGTTGGATTAGACTTTTCCCCTTGTCTAACAGACTTAAACGAACCATTTAATACTCTCCATGAAAGAATGGTATTAAACCTTACTTTAAAAGTTTTACAAATACAACAAGTACAAATTTAA